The proteins below come from a single Elgaria multicarinata webbii isolate HBS135686 ecotype San Diego chromosome 11, rElgMul1.1.pri, whole genome shotgun sequence genomic window:
- the LOC134405843 gene encoding olfactory receptor 4E1-like, translating into MGPGNLTTVQAFILSGLTANHNVELALFVLFTAIYALILIGNILIVITITYDHDLHTPMYFFLSNLSFIDVCHSTVVMPKMLADFLAETKSISFGECIAQMFFLHLFACTEIFLLTIMAYDRYAAICHPLHYTTIMSHRVCLRLAVAMWLGGLLHSIALTTLTLSVPYCGPNTIDNFFCDVPLVIKLACTNTYIFEILIVSNSGVISVVCFIVLVISYVVILVSLRNRFSEGRRKALSTCVAHLMVVTFFLGHCIFIYLRPAKSLAADKVVSIFFTAVTPLLNPVIYTLRNEDMLNAMNKLRDKMAFAWLLDAK; encoded by the exons ATGGGACCAGGAAATCTGACCACTGTACAGGCATTCATCCTCTCAGGCCTGACTGCCAACCATAATGTCGAACTGGCACTCTTCGTCCTTTTCACAGCCATCTACGCATTGATTCTCATTGGCAACATTCTCATCGTAATCACAATCACCTACGACCACGATCTCCAcacccccatgtacttcttcctcaGTAACCTCTCTTTCATCGACGTCTGCCATTCTACGGTGGTGATGCCCAAGATGCTGGCCGACTTCCTAGCAGAGACGAAGTCCATCTCCTTTGGGGAATGCATAGCCCAGATGTTCTTCCTGCACCTCTTTGCCTGTACGGAGATCTTTCTCCTCACCATCATGGCCTATGACCGCTATGCAGCCATATGCCACCCCCTCCATTACACGACCATCATGAGCCATCGGGTCTGTCTCCGGTTGGCTGTGGCTATGTGGTTGGGTGGGCTTCTGCACTCCATCGCCCTGACCACATTGACCCTCAGTGTGCCCTACTGCGGCCCCAACACCATCGATAACTTCTTCTGTGACGTCCCCTTGGTTATCAAACTGGCCTGCACCAACACCTACATCTTCGAAATCCTCATCGTCTCCAATTCTGGAGTTATCTCGGTGGTCTGCTTTATTGTTCTGGTCATCTCCTACGTCGTCATCCTTGTCTCCTTGAGGAACCGCTTCTCTGAAGGGCGGAGGAAGGCTCTGTCCACTTGTGTGGCTCACCTGATGGTGGTGACCTTCTTCCTGGGGCACTGCATCTTCATCTACCTCAGGCCGGCCAAGAGTTTGGCTGCGGACAAGGTGGTTTCCATTTTCTTCACAGCCGTCACACCGCTGCTCAACCCGGTCATCTACACTCTGAGGAACGAGGACATGCTGAACGCCATGAACAAGCTGCGAG ATAAAATGGCCTTTGCTTGGCTTCTGGATGCCAAGTAA